The sequence TTACTGTACTTTCACTTTTAGTTTTCAGTAGTCAGCAAGTTGCCAGCTTTCTTTGTTCATCTCTCCTTTATACTGATATAAATATAAGATTGATATTGAGCTCACCTGAGAGGACAGCCAACACCAGCACGACTGCAAAGGCTCTCATGATGACCAGAAACAAGCACACCTGAAATATCACAATATCatattagtttagtttagtttattcaCAAAAAGCTAAAGAATTTCACCAGTTGGACATTACAATGGAAACATTTCTCTAACTTAGATCATCAATATGTTTGTGTTCTTGAGTGTAAAGTTAAATaaacatttgctaattatttGACACAGTTACAAACAAATCGCTAACTCAACCACCAGAGACAAACCAGCTGTTAAATATTTGTGGAAACGCTGTGTGGCCTACCTCAGCAGTCCTGATCTGTGACGTCTGTGAGGCTGACTGAGCTCAGTCACTCAGTATTTATACAGTTTGGGTGGCACTGATGTGATCCAATAAATGGATAAAAGAAGATCGCTGACCTGTGTCCGAAGTTCCCAACACGAACTGCGTTGTTGTCATCTTTtattgctgtgtgttgttttggctCCACGTCGCACATTGAAAGTACACAGCACAGGGCAGGGCAGAAATCAGAGCCCAAAACGTCTGATCGAAGGTTAAGGCTTCTGAATCTTTGATATCAGTCCTAAGATTTTAGTGCAGCTCCGTAGATAAAGTGTGATTTTTGCCTTCTTTGTGCTCATGTGACTCTGTTCAGAAAAGAAACTCTGAATTTCACACAGTCCTTGTCTGAGACAACCACAGTCCTGTTGATAGCTGAAAGGCCAAAGGTCATGTCATATCATTGTCCAGCTGATCTGGTTCATAGTGTGCTCCAACTGCCTGCATTAAAACAACCTTTATAAGATGGGAAACTTTCCAGTGAGCCGCTTTGGATTATGGGGTAATTAATGAATAACTTCTGTCTTTACGTGTGGAATGTTTGCCTTTATGGcagctaaaaatataaacagacatGAGATATTGACTACAACCACCAGACAAGCGATCGTCTCTTCTTACTGCttttgattttcagattttactgCTGGTTTAGGAAACCATGAATGGTCAGGATCCTGCATCTCTGATCTACGAACCCTGGACCTGACTGCTGCTGGCAGGGCCGCACTCGTGGTTCCAGATCTCGACTTGAGGCCCTCCAGCAGTGGATCTCCTCACTGAcctcttttaaatctcttctcTAAAGtaactttaatatttaatattgttattgtttatctTCTCATAGCTTTCATTCTGAATCTATTTGGTTTTATTATATGCTTGTATTGTAAAGTGTAAATTTGTTTATGAAAGGTGCCATAATTAGTAAAGTTATTATATGCACAAATAACAGATacaaagcaggagaaaagaaagatttctgccaatttatttttgactttctgCTGATCTTCTTTTCTTCAAGTGCAAATTATTGGCAAAATTTGAGGCCAAAATGATGAACAATGTTTATACTCAAAGTGTTGCTGCAGTTTTGACTTCATCTACATCTTTTTCCAGTTTCCATGTACCTTGCAATTGTGTCAGAAATGCCCACTCTTCTTCTACATGACTATGTGCTAGGATACCAGTATGATGATAATCATCTTCACTGAGTTATTgtgcagcacggtggtgcagtggttagctctgtcgcctcatagcaagagggttccaggttcgaatcccggtctgagcccttctatgtggagtttgcatgttctccctgtgcctgcgtgggttttctctgggttctccggtttcctcccacaataccaaaaacatgcacattaggttaattggctactctaaattgcccctaggtgtgactgtgagagtgtgtggttgtttgtctttgtgtgttggccctgcgattgactggcgaccagtccagggtgaaccccgcctctcgcccgtagtcagctgggataggctccagctcccccgcgaccctgatggatgagcggtatagaaaatggatggatgagttaTTATGGGAAAATTGCTGATGATTTAAGATTATTCTTTGGTGAAGCAGGAGACGACATGCTGTCACAATCAAAACTCGATGCActtttgcatattttctttctgtgctgctgctctgccttcCTGTGATGATTTGccacagacagaacaaactAACATCAGACTGAATCACTGCCGGTCAACAGCCGGATGTCGCTGTTGGTAACGTTAAAACGAGACCAGTGGAAGACTCAGGCTCTCTGAGGGgcagtggagaaaaataaaacaccagcTGCATACAGTGGGGCACCAGCAGGCATTAAGATGTGATGCATTTGTGGTGAAACGGTTCCAAACCCGCTGAGATAATTTATCATGTTTACTTGCACACTGTAGGTAGCAGGTTTAATCTACCAGTGAGGCACTAGAGAGGGAAAATATGCACACAAATTCACAGAATaagttttattgtttatccttTACAGGTGAAAGTTCATAGTTGCAAACAGTAacacaacagaggaaaataCTGACATGATTCAAAAGGTTGCCTTTCAGAGCACCTttcattaacaaaaacacagacgaGGAAGTATTGCACTATTGGTCTGGACCATAAACACTGATTCAACAGAGATAGCTGATGATGAGGAAGTTGAGAAATCTGTTTACTGGGTCAACTTAGTGAATGACCTCCACAGAGCAGTCAGCTGCCTCTTCAGGTTCTGGGCATCAGCGTCCAGCTTGGTCCTCAGCTCCTCTCCGAATGGAGCCAGGCGCTGCTGGATCCCCTGGGTTTTCTGTGTCAGCTGGGTCTCAAAGCTCCGGGCCAGAGGGATCAGGCTCCTCTGAAACTCCTCAAGACTCTGCTCCATCTTCTCCTTTATCTCGTCGGTGTAGGGAACCACCTGGGCCTGCAGCTCGTTCACGCTCTTATCCAGCTGCCCCTTCAGCTCCTGGCTCTTCTGCAGCAGGACGGTCTTCAGGGCCTCAGGGTTCATGGCGTTGGTGTAGGGGGTCGCgtccttcttcagctcctccacctgccTCTGGAGGTCAGCCACCAGCTCCTCGGCGTAGGGCTGCAGGTGAATACCAATAGCCATCAGATCTTTCTCCATGTGGGTCTTCAGGCGCTCGGCCTCCTGGGAAAACCTAGACATGAGGTCCTGGGTGAGAGGAGCCGCCTGAGTGCGAAGAGTGTCGGTGAGCTTGCTGACGACGTCGGTGCTCTCAGAGATGAGGGtgctgcaaacagaaacacagacaagaagacatGAAACTGTTCCCAGTCCCTGAAACCTCTCTTAGCTAGCATCATCCTCCTTGAAGAGACAaattttttttgagtttttgagcATTAAACTATTCTCTATTTGGTCACGAATATTTTGTGTCACAGAGAAAGATTTGAAAATTTCAGGCTGGCTAATtaaagtatgtgtgtctttATCAAACTGAGACTCTTACTTCACTTCCTGTGCCAGCTGAGACCCTCTGATCTGCTTCAGGGAGTCCTCGGCGGTCATGGTTGCCTTGGCCACGTAGTCCCAGAAAGCATCTTTGACCATGTTGACCTGCTGCCTGGTTGGGTTTGGCCGCACAATGTTGGCATTGCAACCTGCTGAAAGAACAAAGAGagtaaaacacatttatcaTCACTTGTTGAACACTGAGTGAGTCTCTTTACACATGTTGATTTTCACCAAAATGCTTTCTCACCAGTGAAAACAGCGAGGGCGAGCACCACCAGGACCTTCATGATGACTGAAGCTACAGCTGAAAGGAAACATACAAAATGATCTCATTCTGGTTATTTTTCATCTCGTAACTCGACGTGTGACATCCTCTTGCTGGCGTCTTACCTGTGTGGATGAGTTTGCTGCTCAGTCCGTGAGCTGTTGaatgcagagtgtgtgttctgcacagctcatgagtgtgtgtgtatatatatgtaagcAGCTGAGTGGTATGGACGAAACACAGGAGTAAAGTCCAAACGCTGAGTGTtgtgctgtcactgctgcttccacatcacagcagtgcTGACGGTGACGTCAGAGCCGACGTCATCACTGTGTGTTGAAACCTCCAGCACATTATACATCATGTCAAATCAGACCAATTACACACGCAGAATTTagctcattttttaaaatttagcGTTTGTCATAGTTTCTGTCTTTATGTCATTTCCAAAGTCTTTCATCAGAAGAAACTAATAAAGTTTAACGCcacaaattgtgtttgtttgaacaaaCGGACAAATTAAAGTTCATTCTCTGAGGGCCATAAGTGTGCAAAATTTCAGGTCAGCCCATTCACTAGTCGCTGAGCTgttggaccaaagtggtggacaggTGGGCCAACATGGCAGCCTGGGAGCCCCacagctagcatggctaaaaacaaaaagaatactCTAGTACGGCACATAGATAAACATTAAACTTCCTTCTTTGGTTAAGTAACAGTCTTGCACTAACACTTTCATAAGTAGCTTGCAGTGCGCTGCTGCCAATCAGATATAAATTAATACTGAAGTAAACTGGCTgattatataatttatttttccattagcataaaaacataaaacaaagctgtgaaaaacaacTGCACAAAACCTCCACACAATCTCACAGGCTGTTTATTTAAGTCATAAGAGTGAATTAACTGGTGAAAAACCTTCAGGGACGTTTGGAAGAAGTTTGGGTCACTCACGTAAAAGTGATGATTTGCGACACAGAGACTTGGACAGCAGATAAGATAATGAAGTTGTTACTGTTTCACTCTTTGTTACTCTCTATTTCTGCATCGCTTGTATTGATTACTGTCACTGATCAAGCAGAGAGTAAACCAACACAAATCACCTGAAtgttcttctctctgtgcagaCAAAATGGTGTTGTTGGATGTTTTATAGGTCAGTGAAGTGTGAGCAGAACTTTGACCCAGCTGTGCCATCTGACCTGCAGGTTATCTTCATGTTCAGGTTATGTTTTGCTTCCTAATACAGCGAGACTCTCCTGACTACCTGATAAGACAGAGGAGCTAAAGTCTTCCTCTCAGGAGAAACTACTGATAAACACCCAGGTGTTTCATATGACTCACACAAAGACCTTCAGACCAGTTAGAAGGAGACGAGGAGAAGCTGAAGATGTGCCACTTTGAAAAAAGGGGACAAATCCATACAGCTTTcttcacaaaattaaaattatttgtcTTTTGAGCAACGAGGGAGGACAAAAATACGTACATATGACAGTcttatactgtgtgtgtcttgtctaCAGTAGACTTATGAAACTCTTCTTGGAAACTCACTCCTGTATGTAAGTCAGTTTTTGAAGCCGGTGTTGGTGGCCAAGTACAACATGCAGTCTTCTTCTGCAGTCGGTCTTTCTGACATCAGAATAGATCCACAAGTCCTGCACACccttttgtatgttttcattcCAGTCTGCTTCTGCTAATGATTGAAatttatcacaaacacacacacaataaaactgGGCAATTTTATGTCCCTCATTAAAAAGGCATAGTTATGATTTATTTAATGATGCTTGTAAATGTTTTACTTCTGTTTGATAAGTAAGTCAGcactctttctgtttgtccctTCCCACCTACAAGTGTCCTCTCTTCTTAATGTTTTGCAGGGTAAAATAAAGATGGTGATGAATTAACCAAAGATGATGTTTGGAGGACAAATCCTGCTTCAACGAAAAGTTTCCAGTTTCTgtattaaacaaataaagaagcCACTGCTCCATACTGCGTGATAGAGAGGgacaaatgtctgtttttcacccTCTTGTGAGTACATTACAGTTAAATGTGTATCTGTGATCTTGTTTTTGGCTTGTATCCTCCTTGTTGAATAAAGCTGACTCTGATTCTTCCTTAAAGGCTTTGGATACCTTTTCCCCAGCAGTCACCACCTTCAGTGTACCTGCTGCAGGTGATGCTGAGGGCGAGGACAAGTTATGACGTGGAGTGACAGCAGTGACAAGAAAATGTCCAGCTGGGCAAACGCAGAAGGACTTTAGCCTTCAGTGTGGCTATAAAAGCCCTTAATGGCCACCTGAACATCACAAGTCATCAGACACAGAGCGAAGACGAGACAAGCTGCCTCTGCAAGGTAAcacattttatcattatttaaaCTCTTTTCAGAAATTTGTGACAAAATTGGATGTCAGAGCACATTTTTTAACCCATGTTTCATTAAACTGTACGTGTTTTCTTCATCCCACAGAGTCAGATTCAATCATGAAGGTGTTCGTGGTTCTCACACTTGCTGTTTTCTCTGGTGAGTGAATTTTTTGCTTCGAACTAAAAAGCCATGTAAGCCATGTAAATTCAACAGCGGCGAGATGTTTAGGTTTCTACCAAACcggctttttttatttttgttttttttttatccacagtTTGCAATGCCAACATCCTTTGGCCGGAACCCCCCAAGACCAATCTGGATATGGTGAAAGATGCTTTTTGGGACTACGTTGCTAAAGTGACACTCACTGCTGAGGACTCTGTGAATCAGATCAGACAGTCTGAGctgggacaggaagtgaagtaaGAGTAAATCTCATACAGAAGCGTAATTAGAAACTCTCTATGTTCCAATTTAAcaactgtttttgttgtgtccTTCAGTGCCCGGATCGCTCAGAGCAGCGACACAGTGAATCAGTACGTTGTTGCTCTGCGTACTCAGGCGGCTCCTCTCACCCAGGACTTCATGACTCAGTTTTCCCAGCAGGCTGAGCAGCTGAAGGCTCGTCTGGAGAAGGATCTGGCCGCCGTCAGCACTAACCTGCAGCCTTACGCCGAGGAGCTGGTGGCTGACCTCCAGAggcaggtggaggagctgcagaaggaGGCAGCCCCCTATGCCAACGCCATGAACCCTGAGGCCCTGAAGACCGTCCTGCTGCAGAAGAGCCAGGAGCTGAAGGGGCAGCTGGATAAGAGGGTGAAcgagctgcaggcccagatggttCCCTACACCGACGAGATGAAGCAGAAGATGGAGCAGAATCTGGAGGAGTTTCAGAGGAGCCTGATGCCCATGGCCCAGAGCTTTGAGACCCAGCTGACACAGAAAACCCAGGAGATCCAACAGAACCTGGCAGCATTCGGAGAGGAGCTGAGGGCCAAGCTGGACGCCAGCGCTCAGGACCTGCAGGCTCAGCTGGCTGCACTGTGGGAGTCTTTCACCAAAAAGACCCAGTAAACAGACTGCTGATCTGCCACAAAGCCTCCAcacaacaaatatttatttgaccCTTAAACCCAATGTctattttattaaataaatactgatgAACACATTTAGTCTCCTGGCATTTTCATTAGCCTAAATGTTACGTACATCCAGCAGAATGAGCTCACTGCCCATAGATTTTAAAAGCATGGCAAAATTTAATATAAAGATAAGACAAACCAGTTAAGTCAGGATTGTGGGAATAGCATGTAAACGTCACTGAAAAAGATTTTCATATGTCTTCATATGAACTCCAGCAGAGACGAGACTGAGTGAAGGAAATGACCAGGACATGCAGGTTTTGTAAGAAATGGCATTTATCAGTTTCCAAGAGGTATATACAGGTCATATATACGCTTCCTCATGGTTGTAACataaaaaaggcaacaaaaccTGTGATGGATTGTGATAGTAGCATGCAGTACGGCACACTGCTTTCTGATAGCTGGAAACGTCATCTGTAATCAGTAAATCacctttaaacaaacaaatgacaacaactgcattcactgcacacacagacagattttacagtaaaaaaaaaaaagaataaaattcaaaattggAGCGACAGGCACTGAACTCAGTGACAAAGACCAAGAGCTCTGCAACGTCTCTCAATGTGTTATGTCTACAGTCTATCGGTTTGTGTCGGGAGTTCACAGTCAACAAAATCCTGACAGATCACCTAATTTGTTACACTTCTGTATCGACCAATCGGGCGATTTGTCTTACAGGATTAAATGTATTAGATTTACATCATTACCTTTTATTCAGCACATCTGATGAAATGCAATCTGGGAAACCAATAACATGACAACAGCCGAATCAGGAGACAGACGGAGTTTTTAGTGTACAGGGCATAGTCTGCTAGTCCATATCGAGTCTGTCCGCAGGCGGTCGATAACCCGCCGCTCAGTCAGTCTAACCGATAGTGACGCCAAACCCGCACTGGAACTTGTTCTTGCGGTGGTTGAGGAAGGTGCAGAGGACCAGAGAGAGCGGCAACGGGAGCAGCTTCTTTTCTAATGTCGCGCCAACTATCCAGTTACTGTCCAGTGAACCTGAAAGACCAGCAGGAGCCACACGATTAGATGGTTCCAATGCATAAACAGCCAAAAACATAATATGCGCAGGTACATATGCCAGTGTGTCGTCCTGTTCACCAgctgttaaaaatgaaagtcATACGAGGTAAAAACCTTCACGAATAAAggtcatttttcagtgttacaGAGAAACTGTATGCATTTTGCCCCAATGTCAAGtcaatttaacattttcatgacaTGTCACAAGCAATGCCAAAGCACAGTAACGATTCAGGCAATGACTGAACATATCTGTCTTGCTGGGATGTATAACCAGCAATAAAATTTAAACAACTGGTTTGCAGGATTATCACTGTGCTAATGAATGTTTCCCCTTTAATAGAGGTTATACACGCCGTACCTTTAAACTGTAGATTGGCTTTCGGCACATCTAGCTGGTAACCAAATGACACACTGGTGTCCTGCATGCGGCTGCTCGCCTCAAACTCCACACCGACCTGCAACTGTTGAAGGGCACACTGTCAGATCCTGATGAATGCAGTTACATGAAATGAGCCGTAAGCAGAAACAAGAGGTGATTATCGTGTGGAACGCACTAGGGAGCATTTACATCCAAGGAGAGTGACTTCACAGCACATTTTAGGTGAGCCGATTGTGACAAAACAGGACGGGTTAAAGGCGACAAAGTTACCTGCTCATTGGCTTTGTGATAATATGAAGCATGAGCTCCTGCTGAACCGAGCGTCAGTGTGGCGATGTAGTTACTGCCTGTACAGGGGGAAGTTAATACGGATTTAACCAGATGAAAATTCAGAACAAACTCATCCGGGTCTAAATTCGATCCAAGTGACAACATGTTTACAACAACGTGTGTCTGACCTGTGTATCTGCCAACTAAAGACATCACTGTGCCTTCCTCTCCTGGCCTGCGGTGGTACACCAGCTCCCCTCCCAGTGCCAGAGCCGGCGTTATGGACTGGAGGTAGTGTGCTACAACAATACCTGACAGGTGGACAACAAGAGGAGCTCAGATTCAGGACAAGATCTTTGACTGGGTCAAATTAAATGTTCGACTTGAAGAAAATTCAAATCGATCCTACCAGAGCCAGCAAGGACATCTGGGTTACCAAGTGTAACCGTCGCAGTGAAATCTTCTCCCCTGATCTCAGCATCACCTTGCCAGTTCacaaatttgttttgttgtgtctgaGGATAAGAAAATTCAAAGTTGCAAAGATTTTGAAAGGCAGTAACAACGTTTGAGATGTGCAAAACGTGCTAAGAaatttttacataaacacataacacacacacaaacatttttggtGAAGATCTGTTTGATTTGGTTACTTAAGATCTGTGAGCACATACATAATCAGTGAGAGTAAGTAAGTTATTTAAGTTGCAATTTCTTGTCACGATCGTCCAAGATATACAGCGAAACAACACGTCTGCAATAAGTTAATATCAGCCAAGCCAATTTATTGGTCGAGCTCCAATTAAGATCATAAACAGTGAATGAAATCAGggaaaactaaataaaatttaagtgacaaaacaaaaacatactaCTGTCAGATTATGGTGGTATTTAAGCTACAGTATGCAAAAAGGTCCAACATCGGAAAAAATGTAGGCGCTTTACCTGGAAGGCTATTTTGGATCGTATTCTGTTGGTGATCTGGTGGATGATCTGGGCGTTCAGGCTGCCGCTGTTGTCCATGTCTCCTATCATGACTGGAAAAAACTGAACCGAAAAAGAGCAACGGGTTTGCATCACAGTTCATACATTAAGAGAATATAAACAGACGGGATTCACAGAGACATCACTGCAGCATACCTCTGCTGGACCCATCTGCTTTGATCCAACGTATGTTGCACCAAACCTGTAGCTGGAATCTCCCATGGTgctcagcagcacagtgtgattCACcttaaaagtttgaaaaagacagaatttttgtcacatttgcagTTTGCTTTCTTTGGTCTGAGCCATTGAGGAAGTGCTGAGACACAACAGAGACTAAAGGATTGTAGAAACTTCAACTTTtgagacacacaagcacagtcaggctttattttgtcatgtcattgtgtatgggggaaaaaaaaaaactcttctgTTTTGCGTTGGTACAAAAAAACTGCCAGGTGCAAAGGAACTGAACTGACCTGGAAGTGATTGCTAAGGCCCTTGTTGACAACCAGCCTGACGCCCTCCATCTGCATGGGGAAAACCTctgagaagaaaagacaaacacgAATGCAACACCAAGTAGTACAGTCACGTCAAGTTTGCTCAGAGTCAATGCACAACTTTATTTCTACTTCTACTTggtcttctgtttttattcattgtcAATTTTATGTACAATTTAACAGAAGCAAAACTGTGAACTCTTTGATTATCTCCATTTACCTTTGCACTTGCGATGACACTCATCAAATGCACCCGGATTAGGCAAAGGGTTttctgcctcctgctgctgtcctgaGGCTGCCTCCGCAGGGGATATGACAGAAGAGACCTGAGGCATCCCAAAACCTGGTGGCACCGTCAACCCCGGGACGGCAGCACCGCCAGAGGCTGGCGGGGGTGGAGGGTTGGGGGAGCTGGCAGCCAAAACACTGCCCATTCTGACAGAGAAATTCGGGGGCAAAGCATAAGAGGGTAATGGGATTAAAACCAAAAGAGAACATCTGGCTCTTTCTTCACATAATGAGTCACCCGATCTTCAAGAGTACAACGGTGCCCCTTTAACCTTTCACACAGCTCATGCTCATTCATTTGAAGTTAGTGCAGTAGCACGCAAGAAGTACCGGCTAATAGTAAATAACAGTAACATCATATGATGGAAATTTGTAGGAAAACAGCGACTACTGACTAATTTACTTTACATAAAGCCGATGTTTTGACTGAAACTTGCCTCACTCAGAAGCCCGTGCGAAAAGAAAGTTAGCTAAGCTAGCTCTTTAGCACCGTTCATTGCAGTGGTTAACCTGCTCGCTAGCTTGTCAAGCAGCTGACagccttaaaacacacacaaagttgcCGCTGGTTAACGAAAACAAAAGCCACTTCTGCAGGTGCCAAATGCCGAAAAAACAGCtcatatgttcatatattttcagcGAAACCTCTTATGGTATAAACACATAGGGACGGATAGCTACTCACGTTGTAATTTCCAGAGGACGATGCAGCCGGAAGTTGAATGCTGTAGTACCAAAGAAGAAGACGCGTGTAGGCTATAAGTCCCGCCTATTTTAGAACACGTTACGATTGGGTGACATACCACCATCCTCAGAAATGATTGGTAGAAAGACCTGTCAGCCGTTGATTTTGCGCACAAAGTCAGAGGCGTGGCGTTCTATTGATTGCGTCACGCCCCTGCTCAAAGACAATTTGCTAACCGAGATACTGTCAGCAGCAAGGGGGCGGGGTCTTACATTCTGGGGTCACCGATTGGCGGAGCATCCTGACGTCAGCTGCAGACAGCGGAGCGGGTGTAGTAAAATGACAGGGATGCTTTCAAGGTCAAGCGGCACACCAGCCTGCGGCTCTCTAAACTAAGGCGCAACGCTCCCAAAGTTGTCCATTGAATTGCTAATTGAATTTCCACAAAGTAGATTAAACCCTTTATAAAcctatgacaacctaattttccctcagggatgaataaagtcatctgactatctatatatctatctatagacTGTGGCCGAACTATTCTGCATTAGGTGCTGAATATGAATCACAATCTTTGGCAACGAAAAAAGGCCAAAATATTAATTGGAAGGCTGTTGGGTTGTACAAAAAACTCATCCACGTAGTTGTCCCCTACGTTCCTGGGCCACCTACATCCAGCAAGTGAATTCAAAAATTAGTTGTTAATACAgtacaacataaaaacactggTGATAGTTCTTACACGGTGCTATGTAGCTGGCCTGCATAGCACAACAGCAAAATAACTctacaatataaaaaataaataaataaaataagaaaacactGCACGGTGTAAATTTGAGTTCAGTTTATTCAATTTGAAACCCCTGCATGTATTTCCACGTTACAACAGTAGAAGACAGAGTGATTAACACAATGGCACCAAAACAAATCATGggacagtgagggagagaaaataaacagacgTCCTAAACATGGAGTCTGGTTTTAAGCTATTACAATTCAAGTCCAAAATGGATGTTAACTCTCTTCAATGTGCGGGCTGAAAATTATCTTGGGAGAAGCGGGACCTCAAAAAGATACCAGAGAATATGGAGAAGActgaacaaatcaaataaaaactcTACAGGagggtttgtttattttaaatggaaacatttgatttcttttttctttaaaaaagcaTGACAACATTTCTGAAAGCCAATTTAGAGTCACTGTATTACCACTCCTTTCCAACCCAACCCAGTACACTggaactggagaaaaaaaaaaataagaaaaataaaacaaccagaaaaataacaaatttgaaAGCCAATTGAAAGTCTTCTATCCATGTTGCAGGGGAAATACTGTTGTTACCATCAGCTTACTAAAATTCTGCAGAGTTCATCATTAAGTTTGGCTGATGTCACCTGAAGCAAGGGCGAGTCTACATTAGTGCAGCAAATTAAGACGTCCAATTCAGATTAGCTACGCACAGTAGAAACGTTATTATGGCCGTTCTGCCATAAACAGTACTTTGAATTCAGAGATTTTCCTTTGTTGACCAATTCAGATTGTGCAGAATCCCCAAAACTGCCATATTTTGTACCCAAATCCTCACCCTTTCCATTTTTTAACAGTAACCCCCCACcctcgattttttttttttt comes from Scatophagus argus isolate fScaArg1 chromosome 17, fScaArg1.pri, whole genome shotgun sequence and encodes:
- the LOC124074764 gene encoding apolipoprotein A-IV-like, whose product is MKVLVVLALAVFTAGCNANIVRPNPTRQQVNMVKDAFWDYVAKATMTAEDSLKQIRGSQLAQEVNTLISESTDVVSKLTDTLRTQAAPLTQDLMSRFSQEAERLKTHMEKDLMAIGIHLQPYAEELVADLQRQVEELKKDATPYTNAMNPEALKTVLLQKSQELKGQLDKSVNELQAQVVPYTDEIKEKMEQSLEEFQRSLIPLARSFETQLTQKTQGIQQRLAPFGEELRTKLDADAQNLKRQLTALWRSFTKLTQ
- the LOC124074974 gene encoding apolipoprotein A-IV-like codes for the protein MKVFVVLTLAVFSVCNANILWPEPPKTNLDMVKDAFWDYVAKVTLTAEDSVNQIRQSELGQEVNARIAQSSDTVNQYVVALRTQAAPLTQDFMTQFSQQAEQLKARLEKDLAAVSTNLQPYAEELVADLQRQVEELQKEAAPYANAMNPEALKTVLLQKSQELKGQLDKRVNELQAQMVPYTDEMKQKMEQNLEEFQRSLMPMAQSFETQLTQKTQEIQQNLAAFGEELRAKLDASAQDLQAQLAALWESFTKKTQ
- the tomm40l gene encoding mitochondrial import receptor subunit TOM40B; this encodes MGSVLAASSPNPPPPPASGGAAVPGLTVPPGFGMPQVSSVISPAEAASGQQQEAENPLPNPGAFDECHRKCKEVFPMQMEGVRLVVNKGLSNHFQVNHTVLLSTMGDSSYRFGATYVGSKQMGPAEFFPVMIGDMDNSGSLNAQIIHQITNRIRSKIAFQTQQNKFVNWQGDAEIRGEDFTATVTLGNPDVLAGSGIVVAHYLQSITPALALGGELVYHRRPGEEGTVMSLVGRYTGSNYIATLTLGSAGAHASYYHKANEQLQVGVEFEASSRMQDTSVSFGYQLDVPKANLQFKGSLDSNWIVGATLEKKLLPLPLSLVLCTFLNHRKNKFQCGFGVTIG